A stretch of Amycolatopsis balhimycina FH 1894 DNA encodes these proteins:
- a CDS encoding DUF742 domain-containing protein: MHWGTALDDGGAAGLVRPYFRTHGRTRPTRDLPVETLVSTTARGRAVVRGSSQEESEICVLCRTSQSVAEVAARRRIPLGVARVLLSDLADRGLVAVHTAKMGAGNRPSVDLMKRILYGLSRL, translated from the coding sequence GTGCATTGGGGGACCGCGCTCGATGACGGAGGGGCGGCGGGGCTCGTCCGTCCGTACTTCCGGACCCATGGCCGGACCCGGCCGACGCGTGACCTTCCCGTCGAAACGCTCGTCTCGACCACCGCGCGGGGGCGGGCCGTCGTGCGGGGGAGTTCGCAGGAAGAGTCGGAAATCTGCGTGCTGTGCCGCACTTCGCAGTCGGTCGCCGAGGTTGCCGCGCGGCGGCGGATTCCGCTGGGGGTTGCCCGGGTCCTGCTCTCCGACCTGGCCGACCGCGGACTGGTTGCCGTGCACACCGCGAAGATGGGGGCCGGCAACCGGCCGAGCGTCGACCTCATGAAGCGCATCCTGTACGGCCTCAGCCGGCTGTGA
- a CDS encoding dihydrofolate reductase family protein: MRNLKIIEHISLDGVIQHSADDGDFPYPDWTAPYRSPEGRDAMLAAHGDSFDLLLGRRTYDIWSGFWPKAPSNPMVDRLNAATKFVATHRPDSLEWGPCESLGEDIIEGIRRVKSQDGPDLVLSGSSTLTSTLVEHGLADEVLLLAYPVLLGTGKRFFSEGTPAQAFEVAETKGMPSGIILTTYRAAGPLKTA; the protein is encoded by the coding sequence ATGAGAAACCTCAAGATCATCGAACACATCTCGCTGGACGGCGTGATCCAGCACTCCGCCGACGACGGCGATTTCCCTTACCCGGACTGGACTGCGCCCTACCGGAGCCCCGAAGGCCGAGACGCGATGCTCGCCGCCCACGGCGACAGCTTCGACCTCCTGCTCGGCCGCCGGACGTACGACATCTGGTCGGGTTTCTGGCCGAAGGCGCCAAGCAACCCGATGGTGGACCGCCTCAACGCGGCAACGAAGTTCGTCGCGACCCACCGTCCGGACAGCCTCGAATGGGGCCCGTGCGAGAGCCTCGGCGAGGACATCATCGAGGGCATCCGCCGGGTGAAGTCCCAGGACGGCCCGGATCTCGTCCTCTCGGGCAGTTCCACGCTGACCTCGACACTGGTCGAACACGGGCTCGCGGACGAGGTTCTGCTGCTCGCCTATCCGGTCCTGCTGGGGACGGGCAAGCGCTTCTTCTCGGAGGGGACTCCGGCACAGGCATTCGAGGTGGCGGAGACGAAAGGCATGCCGTCGGGCATCATCCTCACGACTTACCGGGCCGCGGGGCCGTTGAAGACCGCATAG